In Flammeovirgaceae bacterium 311, one DNA window encodes the following:
- a CDS encoding processing peptidase (COG0612 Predicted Zn-dependent peptidases): protein MKRLILLGLLCWAGLAQGQNKPEDVNTFTLANGMKVLVLEDHSIPNANMYLFWKVGSRNEYPGITGLSHFFEHMMFNGAKKYGPKMFDRTMEAAGGSNNAYTTEDLTVYTNWFPSSALETIFDLEADRIADLALDDAMVESERGVVLSERSTGLENSNFRMLHEQVKSSAFMAHPYRWSVIGYESDIKNWTKEDLQRYFDTYYAPNNAVLVIAGAVKVPEVKRMAEQYFGSIKAQEPPREIHTVEPEQLGEKRVRVHKTVSTPNLMMAWHTPATSHEDFYAIELMNVILSGGNSSRLHQALVEEQQVATDVFTYFPESFDPNLMYLYAVAGGDADEARLEASIDEVLTKFVKEGPTDRELQKAKNAKLMELYRTLETINGKANTLGTYELFFGDYRKMFDAPKLYEQVTAADIQRVAKKYLTNPNRTVGVLKDLSNELAQDDQQ from the coding sequence ATGAAGAGATTAATACTGCTGGGCCTGCTCTGCTGGGCGGGGCTGGCGCAGGGGCAAAACAAGCCTGAGGATGTCAATACCTTTACCCTTGCCAATGGCATGAAGGTGCTGGTGCTGGAAGATCACTCCATTCCCAATGCCAATATGTACTTGTTCTGGAAGGTGGGCAGCCGCAACGAATACCCCGGTATAACCGGTTTAAGCCACTTTTTTGAGCACATGATGTTCAATGGGGCTAAAAAGTATGGTCCTAAAATGTTCGACCGCACCATGGAGGCCGCCGGCGGCAGCAACAATGCCTATACCACCGAAGACCTTACCGTATATACCAACTGGTTCCCCAGCAGTGCCCTGGAAACCATCTTCGATCTGGAGGCCGACCGTATTGCCGACCTGGCCCTGGACGATGCCATGGTGGAGAGCGAACGCGGCGTAGTGCTAAGTGAACGCAGCACCGGTCTGGAGAACAGCAATTTCAGGATGCTGCACGAGCAGGTAAAATCATCAGCCTTTATGGCTCACCCTTACCGCTGGTCGGTAATCGGTTATGAGTCTGATATAAAAAACTGGACCAAAGAAGACCTGCAGCGCTATTTCGATACCTATTATGCACCTAATAATGCTGTGCTGGTAATTGCCGGGGCGGTAAAAGTGCCAGAGGTAAAGCGCATGGCAGAGCAGTATTTCGGCAGTATTAAGGCACAGGAGCCGCCGCGGGAAATTCATACCGTTGAGCCCGAGCAGCTGGGCGAAAAGCGGGTAAGGGTGCATAAAACAGTAAGCACTCCTAACCTGATGATGGCCTGGCATACACCTGCCACCAGCCACGAGGATTTTTATGCCATAGAGCTGATGAATGTAATTTTGAGCGGGGGCAACAGCAGCCGCCTGCACCAGGCGCTGGTAGAAGAGCAGCAGGTGGCAACAGATGTATTTACCTATTTCCCCGAAAGCTTCGATCCCAACCTGATGTACCTGTATGCCGTAGCCGGCGGCGATGCCGACGAAGCCAGGCTGGAGGCCTCTATTGACGAGGTGCTGACAAAATTTGTAAAGGAAGGGCCGACAGACCGTGAGCTTCAGAAAGCAAAAAATGCAAAGCTGATGGAGCTGTACCGTACCCTGGAAACCATTAATGGTAAAGCCAACACACTGGGCACCTATGAGTTGTTTTTTGGCGACTACCGCAAAATGTTCGATGCGCCAAAACTTTACGAGCAGGTAACAGCAGCCGATATTCAGCGGGTGGCCAAAAAGTACCTGACCAATCCAAACCGTACTGTTGGTGTTTTAAAAGATCTTTCTAATGAACTTGCTCAAGATGATCAACAATAA
- a CDS encoding branched-chain amino acid aminotransferase/4-amino-4-deoxychorismate lyase (COG0115 Branched-chain amino acid aminotransferase/4-amino-4-deoxychorismate lyase), with product MLQQYNSKNADIQVWVNGLCHRNSAKVSVFDSVVQGGDAVWEGLRVYQGGIFCLDKHLERLEHSAKALAFSEVPTREEIKKAIFTTLQANGMRHETHIRLTLTRGEKVTSGMDPRLNTKGTTLIVLAEWKPLVYDNDKGIRVISSSIQRNSPRFLDSKIHHNNLLNNILAKIQANVAGADAALMLDANGFVAELNDTNLFMAKVGVLYTPHADACLHGITRGLVIELGRELGLQVVEKNLSLTEFYNADEVFCCGTMGELTPVVAIDGRKIENNWGSSLKDQVHAAFERKVSELSEPLPF from the coding sequence ATGCTTCAACAGTACAATTCTAAAAATGCAGATATACAGGTATGGGTGAATGGCCTGTGCCACCGCAACAGTGCTAAAGTTTCGGTATTCGACAGTGTAGTGCAGGGTGGCGATGCCGTATGGGAGGGGCTAAGGGTATACCAGGGAGGTATTTTTTGCCTCGATAAACACCTGGAGCGCCTGGAACATTCTGCCAAAGCCCTGGCTTTTAGTGAAGTTCCCACCAGGGAAGAAATCAAAAAGGCTATTTTTACCACCCTACAGGCTAATGGCATGCGTCACGAAACGCACATACGCCTTACACTCACCCGTGGCGAAAAAGTTACCTCTGGCATGGATCCGCGCCTGAACACCAAAGGCACTACCCTGATTGTGCTGGCCGAATGGAAACCCCTGGTGTACGATAATGATAAGGGTATCCGGGTGATCAGCTCCTCCATTCAACGTAATTCTCCCAGATTTCTGGATAGTAAGATCCACCACAACAACCTGCTCAATAACATACTGGCTAAAATACAGGCCAATGTTGCCGGGGCAGATGCTGCCCTGATGCTGGATGCAAACGGCTTTGTGGCAGAGCTTAACGATACCAATCTGTTTATGGCAAAGGTCGGTGTACTTTACACCCCGCATGCCGATGCCTGCCTGCACGGCATTACCCGGGGACTGGTGATTGAGCTGGGCCGTGAACTGGGACTGCAGGTAGTGGAAAAAAACCTGTCTCTTACCGAGTTTTATAATGCGGATGAGGTGTTTTGCTGCGGTACCATGGGTGAGCTTACACCCGTAGTGGCCATAGACGGACGAAAGATTGAAAACAATTGGGGCAGCTCCCTGAAAGACCAGGTACACGCTGCTTTTGAGCGCAAAGTGTCGGAGCTTAGCGAGCCCCTGCCTTTTTAA
- a CDS encoding Fe3+-hydroxamate ABC transporter periplasmic protein (COG0614 ABC-type Fe3+-hydroxamate transport system, periplasmic component) — translation MNSNQKTFTDQMGRQLTINWPPAKIISLVPSQTELLHTLGLEEQVVGLTKFCIHPPRWRKQKKVIGGTKTPHLDQVKALQPDLIIGNKEENEQGSIEALAREFPVWMSDIYGLEDALEMMRLVGALTNKQEESAKLVAKIVTAFADLPRISPVSVLYLIWRDPWMGTGSHTFVHQMLELCGFRNVLEDQPRYPQLSNDQLQQLNPEVVLLSSEPYPFREKHMAELQTLLPQSKLLLVDGEMFSWYGSRLLQAPEYFREVQEKLVVRE, via the coding sequence ATGAACAGCAATCAAAAGACCTTTACCGATCAGATGGGACGCCAACTCACCATTAACTGGCCGCCTGCGAAGATCATTTCACTGGTACCCTCACAAACAGAGCTGCTCCATACGCTGGGGCTGGAGGAGCAGGTGGTGGGGCTCACCAAATTCTGTATCCATCCACCCCGGTGGCGTAAGCAAAAGAAAGTAATCGGAGGAACTAAAACTCCACATCTGGATCAGGTAAAGGCCCTACAGCCTGATCTGATTATTGGCAACAAGGAAGAAAATGAGCAGGGATCCATCGAAGCGCTGGCCCGGGAGTTTCCCGTTTGGATGAGTGATATCTACGGACTGGAGGATGCCCTGGAAATGATGCGGCTGGTAGGTGCGCTTACCAACAAGCAGGAAGAATCGGCAAAGCTGGTGGCCAAAATTGTGACAGCCTTTGCTGATTTGCCCAGGATATCACCTGTTTCGGTGCTCTACCTGATCTGGCGCGATCCCTGGATGGGCACAGGCAGCCATACCTTTGTACACCAGATGCTGGAGCTCTGTGGGTTCAGAAATGTACTGGAAGACCAGCCGCGTTATCCCCAGCTAAGCAATGATCAGCTGCAGCAGCTAAATCCCGAGGTGGTGCTGCTCTCATCAGAACCCTACCCCTTCCGGGAAAAGCACATGGCAGAGCTGCAAACTCTCCTGCCTCAGTCAAAGCTCCTGCTGGTAGACGGAGAAATGTTCAGCTGGTACGGCAGCCGCCTGCTGCAAGCCCCGGAGTATTTTCGGGAGGTGCAGGAGAAACTAGTGGTGAGGGAGTGA
- a CDS encoding peptidase m16 domain protein (COG0612 Predicted Zn-dependent peptidases), producing MINNKIFSLLTGLLLFGAALSTQAQNFKLPAYQKTVLPNGLTLYLMEQKEVPLISVSTVLPGGTIYETNKPGLAAVTADALMFGAGKRSKQELEEALDFVGASVNTWADKETANLQASFAKKDADLVLGIIHDLLVNPKFDAGEWQKLQSRLLVQYDQAKESPRNVISSYYDNFVFGNHLYGRSSSGTKEGLKSIAVADIQSFYQQNYQPGGAAMAIVGDFNSKEMKKKIQSLFKDWKGRGNAAAVQNAQLPTPDAAKVLLVNKSDARETTFYIGGPGVARNNPDWVPIQVVNTILGGRFTSWLNDELRVNSGLTYGARSSFDSYKQGGRFVISTFTKNESTEEAIDLALKTYGRLQEQGIDAETLASAKSYVQGQFPPRYETAGSLARLLTDMYWHGFDENFINTFQQKVAALDVESANAIARKYFPKENLQFVLIGKADELRETAKKWGTVTEKEIKEDGF from the coding sequence ATGATCAACAATAAAATATTCTCATTGCTGACGGGCCTTCTGCTGTTTGGCGCTGCCCTAAGCACACAGGCACAGAATTTTAAGCTGCCTGCTTACCAGAAAACAGTACTGCCCAATGGCCTTACCCTCTACCTGATGGAGCAAAAGGAAGTGCCGCTGATCAGCGTATCTACCGTATTGCCAGGCGGTACTATTTACGAAACCAACAAGCCAGGCCTTGCTGCCGTAACTGCCGATGCCCTTATGTTTGGCGCAGGCAAGCGCAGCAAGCAGGAACTCGAAGAAGCCCTTGATTTTGTAGGTGCTTCTGTAAATACCTGGGCCGATAAGGAAACCGCCAACCTGCAGGCAAGTTTTGCCAAGAAAGACGCAGACCTGGTATTGGGAATTATTCATGATCTGCTGGTAAATCCAAAGTTTGATGCCGGCGAATGGCAGAAACTGCAAAGCCGCCTCCTGGTGCAGTACGATCAGGCAAAGGAAAGCCCCCGCAACGTGATATCTTCTTACTACGATAACTTTGTGTTTGGCAACCACCTCTACGGACGCTCCTCCAGCGGCACCAAAGAAGGTCTTAAAAGTATAGCAGTAGCCGACATCCAGTCTTTCTATCAGCAGAATTACCAACCTGGTGGCGCTGCCATGGCCATTGTAGGTGATTTTAATTCGAAAGAAATGAAGAAAAAGATTCAGTCACTCTTCAAAGACTGGAAGGGCAGGGGAAATGCTGCAGCAGTACAAAATGCACAGCTGCCAACACCCGATGCGGCAAAAGTGCTGCTGGTGAACAAGTCCGATGCCCGCGAAACCACCTTTTACATTGGCGGCCCCGGCGTTGCCCGCAATAATCCGGATTGGGTGCCAATTCAGGTGGTAAACACCATCCTGGGCGGACGATTTACCTCCTGGCTAAACGATGAACTGCGCGTAAACAGCGGACTTACCTACGGCGCCCGCAGCAGTTTCGATAGCTACAAACAGGGGGGCAGGTTTGTTATCAGTACCTTTACAAAAAATGAAAGCACCGAAGAAGCCATAGACCTGGCCCTTAAGACCTACGGCAGGCTGCAAGAGCAGGGCATCGATGCCGAAACCCTGGCTTCTGCCAAAAGTTATGTGCAGGGCCAGTTCCCGCCCCGCTACGAAACTGCTGGCTCGCTGGCCCGCCTGCTTACCGATATGTACTGGCATGGTTTCGATGAAAATTTCATCAACACCTTTCAGCAAAAAGTAGCTGCACTGGATGTGGAAAGTGCCAATGCCATTGCCCGTAAATACTTCCCGAAAGAAAACCTGCAGTTTGTGCTCATCGGCAAAGCCGACGAACTGCGCGAAACCGCCAAAAAATGGGGAACAGTGACTGAAAAAGAGATCAAGGAGGATGGTTTTTAG
- a CDS encoding aminopeptidase (COG1363 Cellulase M and related proteins), producing MEENQKFLYKYLNNPSPTGFETSGQEIWLDYIKPYVDSWFTDTYGTAVGVINPDAKFKVVIEAHADEISWFVNYITEQGYIYVKRNGGSDFTIAPSKRVNLHTRKGMVKGVFGWPAIHVRKKEGEPSPNQENTFIDVGASTREEVENMGIHVGTVITFEDELTELNDKYYCGRALDNRIGGYMIAEVARRLHEEGVRPDFGLYVVNAVQEEVGLRGAEMIAHRIRPNVALVTDVTHDTTSPGYNKIISGDLQCGKGPVLTYGPAIQYKLQQMIIDVAQRAEVPIQRAAASRATGTDTDAFAYSSEGVASALISLPLKYMHTTVEVVHKEDVENIIRLMSEFLKELPNNYDFRYIQEAKKL from the coding sequence ATGGAAGAAAATCAGAAATTTTTATACAAGTATCTTAACAACCCTTCACCCACGGGCTTTGAAACTTCAGGGCAGGAAATCTGGCTCGATTATATCAAACCTTATGTAGATAGCTGGTTTACGGATACCTATGGCACAGCTGTGGGCGTCATTAATCCGGATGCTAAATTCAAGGTAGTCATAGAGGCGCATGCTGATGAAATAAGCTGGTTTGTGAACTACATTACAGAACAGGGTTACATCTATGTTAAGCGCAATGGAGGCTCCGACTTTACCATTGCACCCTCCAAGCGTGTTAATCTGCACACACGTAAAGGTATGGTAAAGGGCGTTTTTGGCTGGCCGGCCATTCATGTGCGCAAAAAGGAGGGAGAACCCTCACCCAACCAGGAAAATACTTTTATTGACGTAGGCGCCAGCACCCGCGAGGAGGTGGAGAACATGGGCATCCATGTAGGCACCGTTATCACCTTCGAAGATGAGCTGACAGAGCTGAATGACAAATACTACTGCGGCCGGGCGCTCGATAACCGTATTGGCGGCTATATGATTGCAGAAGTAGCCCGCCGCTTGCACGAAGAGGGGGTTCGGCCCGACTTTGGCCTCTATGTAGTAAATGCCGTGCAGGAAGAAGTAGGTTTGCGTGGTGCCGAGATGATTGCCCACCGAATCAGGCCAAATGTTGCTTTAGTTACTGATGTTACTCATGATACTACTTCTCCGGGCTATAACAAAATTATTAGCGGCGATCTGCAATGTGGCAAGGGTCCTGTATTAACCTATGGGCCGGCCATCCAGTACAAGCTGCAGCAAATGATCATAGATGTTGCCCAGCGGGCCGAAGTGCCCATTCAGCGGGCGGCAGCCAGCCGTGCCACCGGTACCGATACAGATGCATTTGCTTACTCCAGCGAGGGTGTAGCTTCGGCCTTGATTTCACTGCCCCTCAAATACATGCATACCACGGTAGAGGTAGTGCACAAAGAGGATGTAGAAAACATCATCCGCCTGATGAGCGAGTTCCTGAAAGAACTTCCGAACAATTATGATTTCCGCTACATTCAGGAAGCAAAGAAGCTTTGA
- a CDS encoding 3-dehydroquinate synthase (COG0337 3-dehydroquinate synthetase) translates to MAIPKNVLIEPIGHVLEQTLQNTSFSKLVVLTDENTAAHCYPLISKILPAGHLHISVPAGEEYKTLQTCISIWSEMTSAGLDRQALVVNLGGGVITDMGGFCAATYKRGIRFINIPTTLLSQVDASVGGKLGVDFEGYKNHIGLFGEPEAVLVDPVFLNTLPQRELRSGYAEVVKHALIADVKHWHKLMEQERWQELDWHSIISHSIAVKGKVVAQDPTEKGLRKILNFGHTLGHALESYRLEGSKAQQLLHGEAIAAGMLCEAWLSTKKSGLPEKDLNKIARYLSTVWPQPMAKLEDIPPILTRLEQDKKNEGRQVLFSLLKAPGESVYNVAVQQAEARQALEWYIKKGWQ, encoded by the coding sequence ATGGCCATACCCAAAAATGTACTGATAGAGCCAATTGGGCATGTACTGGAACAAACCCTGCAAAATACCTCATTCAGCAAGCTTGTTGTACTTACTGATGAGAATACTGCAGCCCACTGTTATCCGCTCATCAGTAAAATTTTACCAGCCGGGCACCTGCACATTAGTGTGCCTGCCGGCGAGGAGTATAAAACGCTTCAAACCTGCATCAGCATCTGGAGTGAAATGACCAGCGCCGGCCTTGACAGGCAGGCGCTGGTTGTTAACCTGGGTGGAGGCGTTATTACAGACATGGGCGGTTTTTGTGCAGCTACCTATAAGCGCGGTATTCGTTTTATCAACATTCCCACCACCCTGCTCTCCCAGGTAGATGCCAGCGTAGGCGGCAAGCTGGGCGTAGATTTTGAGGGCTACAAAAATCATATTGGCCTGTTTGGCGAGCCAGAGGCTGTTCTCGTAGATCCTGTTTTTCTGAACACCCTGCCACAGCGCGAGCTACGTTCCGGCTATGCAGAGGTAGTGAAACATGCCCTGATTGCCGATGTTAAGCACTGGCATAAGCTCATGGAGCAGGAGCGCTGGCAGGAGCTTGACTGGCACAGCATCATCAGCCACAGCATTGCTGTTAAAGGCAAAGTGGTGGCACAGGACCCTACCGAAAAAGGGCTTCGCAAAATCCTGAACTTTGGCCACACCCTGGGGCATGCTCTTGAAAGTTACCGGCTGGAGGGTTCAAAGGCACAGCAGCTTCTGCACGGTGAGGCTATTGCCGCCGGTATGTTATGCGAGGCATGGCTATCGACCAAAAAGAGCGGTCTTCCGGAAAAAGATTTAAATAAAATTGCCCGCTACCTCAGTACCGTATGGCCGCAGCCAATGGCAAAGCTTGAGGATATTCCGCCAATCCTGACAAGACTGGAGCAGGATAAGAAAAATGAAGGAAGGCAGGTGCTTTTCAGCTTATTGAAGGCACCGGGAGAATCGGTATATAATGTTGCTGTTCAGCAGGCAGAGGCGCGACAGGCCCTGGAGTGGTACATAAAAAAAGGCTGGCAATAG
- a CDS encoding phosphoesterase pa-phosphatase related protein (COG0671 Membrane-associated phospholipid phosphatase): MGRIFYSSLFLLLACWGCSLQPQEIKEVTVAPDALHESMQQLTDVIVHDIFSPPVASRIYAYSSIAAYEVLARHDSVYLPLAGQLSGLELLPAPAKPIHYQVAAVDAFLLTGKALTFSDDQVEEYRQQWHQRLLEQGISAELLKQTLTYSQLASSHILAWAATDNYKQTRTFEKHTIVSEDPGKWKPTPPAYMEAIEPHWFKIRPFVMDSCSQFKPARPTQFSEAKESLFMQEVAEVYEVGKNLSTEQREIASFWDCNPFVMNVHGHVMFAAKKITPGGHWMGIAKIACQKENTDLIRTAQVYALTAISVADGFISCWDEKYRSNLIRPETVINRYIDEDWAPLLQTPPFPEYPSGHSVISTAASVTLTSLFGDNFRYVDSTEVRYGLPARSFTSFEQAAEEAAISRLYGGIHYRPAITNGMHQGRAVGELVVQKVKTQREILAENRE; this comes from the coding sequence ATGGGAAGAATTTTTTATTCCAGCTTATTTCTGTTGCTGGCCTGCTGGGGCTGTAGCCTGCAGCCGCAGGAAATTAAGGAAGTAACAGTGGCTCCGGATGCACTGCACGAAAGTATGCAGCAGCTCACCGATGTGATTGTGCATGACATTTTCTCTCCGCCCGTTGCCAGTCGTATCTATGCTTATTCCAGTATTGCTGCCTATGAGGTGCTTGCCCGGCACGATTCTGTATACCTGCCGCTTGCCGGTCAGCTAAGCGGACTGGAGCTGCTGCCTGCACCGGCAAAGCCCATTCATTACCAGGTGGCTGCAGTCGACGCTTTTCTACTCACCGGTAAAGCCCTTACCTTCTCCGACGATCAGGTGGAAGAATATCGCCAGCAGTGGCATCAGCGCCTGCTTGAGCAGGGAATTTCAGCAGAATTACTTAAACAAACACTGACCTACAGCCAGCTGGCCTCTTCCCACATTTTGGCCTGGGCCGCTACAGATAACTATAAACAAACCCGCACCTTCGAGAAGCACACTATTGTGAGCGAAGATCCGGGCAAGTGGAAGCCTACACCTCCCGCCTATATGGAGGCAATTGAGCCTCACTGGTTCAAGATCCGGCCCTTTGTAATGGACTCCTGCAGCCAGTTTAAGCCTGCCAGGCCAACCCAGTTCAGCGAAGCAAAAGAGAGCCTCTTTATGCAGGAGGTGGCAGAGGTATATGAGGTAGGCAAAAATCTAAGTACAGAGCAAAGAGAAATTGCCAGCTTTTGGGATTGTAACCCCTTTGTGATGAATGTGCACGGGCATGTGATGTTCGCCGCCAAAAAAATAACCCCCGGCGGCCACTGGATGGGCATTGCAAAAATAGCCTGCCAGAAAGAAAACACCGACCTGATCCGGACAGCACAGGTATACGCCCTCACTGCAATTTCGGTGGCCGATGGCTTTATCAGCTGCTGGGATGAAAAATACCGCAGCAATCTTATCCGCCCGGAAACTGTTATTAACCGCTACATCGACGAAGACTGGGCACCACTGCTGCAAACCCCACCCTTTCCGGAATACCCCAGCGGGCACAGTGTTATTTCTACCGCTGCAAGTGTAACCCTTACTTCACTCTTTGGCGATAATTTTAGGTATGTAGACTCTACTGAGGTGCGCTATGGCCTGCCTGCCCGCTCCTTTACTTCCTTTGAACAGGCTGCCGAAGAGGCTGCTATCAGCAGGCTGTACGGCGGCATCCACTACAGGCCGGCCATCACCAATGGCATGCACCAGGGCAGGGCAGTAGGCGAACTGGTGGTACAAAAAGTTAAAACCCAAAGGGAGATTCTGGCAGAGAACAGGGAGTAG
- a CDS encoding acetyltransferase (COG0454 Histone acetyltransferase HPA2 and related acetyltransferases), producing MSIEAANSGDSSLLTKLAMDSKAYWKYTPEQLNEWKEELTVTEQYIADKHVYKCIYDGKVVGFYALSSLVGRIISLDFLFVLPQYIGCGVGSLLAEHAIALSRRLSAEAIMLDADPNATAFYLKLGFEVLGHKQSTIPNRYLPVMRKTLS from the coding sequence ATGAGCATAGAGGCCGCAAATTCCGGCGATAGCAGCTTACTGACTAAGCTTGCAATGGACTCAAAAGCCTATTGGAAGTATACGCCTGAACAGCTAAACGAATGGAAAGAAGAGCTTACTGTTACAGAACAGTACATAGCTGACAAGCATGTGTATAAGTGCATTTATGATGGTAAGGTTGTAGGATTTTATGCCCTGAGCAGCCTCGTTGGCCGCATTATATCGCTAGATTTTCTGTTTGTGCTGCCGCAATATATTGGTTGTGGCGTTGGCAGCTTACTGGCTGAACATGCCATTGCATTAAGCAGGCGCTTATCGGCAGAAGCGATCATGCTGGATGCTGATCCAAATGCAACAGCATTTTATCTGAAGCTGGGATTTGAAGTACTGGGCCATAAGCAAAGTACCATACCGAACAGGTATTTGCCGGTGATGAGAAAAACACTGAGCTGA
- a CDS encoding response regulator receiver (COG0784 FOG: CheY-like receiver): MILPTMDRKLKNIILVDDDEIIGMVTKRLLEQMLVTVEVMVFSDSLKGLKFLKEKYGSSQENQQHAATDLVLLDIDMPGFGGFEILTILKDLKKTGLVYLDNTHFAIITSHKTEKEEQLASRYDVLAVLEKPLRLEEIRNLISKVA; the protein is encoded by the coding sequence ATGATTTTACCAACCATGGATAGAAAATTAAAGAACATTATACTTGTTGATGATGATGAAATCATCGGCATGGTTACCAAAAGGCTTTTGGAACAGATGCTGGTAACGGTAGAAGTCATGGTATTTTCAGATAGCCTGAAAGGATTAAAATTCCTGAAAGAAAAATATGGCTCCAGTCAGGAAAATCAGCAGCATGCCGCCACTGACCTGGTACTTCTAGACATTGATATGCCTGGTTTTGGAGGCTTTGAAATCCTAACCATTCTAAAGGACCTAAAAAAAACAGGGCTCGTTTACCTGGATAACACCCACTTTGCCATTATTACTTCGCATAAAACAGAGAAGGAAGAACAATTAGCCAGCCGGTACGATGTACTGGCCGTTTTAGAGAAACCCCTCCGGCTGGAAGAGATCAGAAACCTGATCAGCAAAGTTGCCTGA
- a CDS encoding 3-phosphoshikimate 1-carboxyvinyltransferase (COG0128 5-enolpyruvylshikimate-3-phosphate synthase) translates to MSPASISIYPKETLPPVSIQLPASKSESNRALIIQALCQPRPTLHNLSEARDTQTMLRLLNSGEHELNVLDAGTTMRFLAAYCAASGREALLTGTPRMLERPIGPLVNALQQLGAPIHYAVKEGYPPLRVEKNFQQQTERLSIRSDISSQFISALLMIAPTLPKGLKLELVGAISSRPYIQMTLDLMEHFGARCQWEGNTIEIAPGGYTPNEYSIEGDWSGASYWFSLVALADEAAIFLPDLRQHSLQGDKRVIEIMEKLGVGTRWEGNGVHLFKQEAQATIEQDFDDCPDLAQTIAVCCAAKGIRGRFTGLQSLRIKETDRIAALQNELGKIGATLLEEKEGNGAWILTPSTTFPQQVYINTYDDHRMAMAFAPLATKMQVELEDPEVVDKSFPRFWEQIERAGFRVS, encoded by the coding sequence ATGTCCCCAGCTTCCATATCCATTTATCCTAAGGAAACACTGCCACCGGTAAGCATACAACTTCCTGCCTCTAAAAGCGAAAGTAACCGGGCCCTTATCATACAGGCCCTTTGCCAGCCCCGGCCTACACTGCACAACCTTTCCGAAGCACGCGATACCCAAACCATGCTGCGCCTGCTAAACAGCGGAGAGCATGAACTAAACGTGCTGGATGCCGGCACCACCATGCGCTTTCTGGCTGCTTACTGCGCCGCCAGCGGACGGGAAGCCCTGTTAACCGGCACCCCCCGCATGCTGGAACGCCCCATTGGCCCACTGGTAAATGCCCTGCAGCAGCTGGGTGCTCCTATTCACTATGCGGTTAAAGAAGGATATCCACCACTGAGAGTAGAAAAAAATTTCCAGCAGCAAACGGAGCGTCTAAGTATTCGCAGCGACATCAGCAGCCAGTTTATTTCTGCACTGCTCATGATTGCCCCCACCCTGCCCAAAGGCCTGAAGCTGGAGCTGGTAGGAGCCATCAGCAGCCGCCCCTACATCCAGATGACCCTCGACCTGATGGAACACTTCGGTGCCCGCTGCCAGTGGGAAGGCAACACCATTGAAATAGCGCCCGGCGGTTACACGCCAAATGAATACAGCATTGAAGGCGACTGGTCTGGTGCCAGCTATTGGTTTAGCCTGGTGGCCCTGGCCGATGAGGCTGCGATTTTTCTGCCCGACCTGCGCCAGCACTCCCTGCAGGGTGATAAGCGAGTGATAGAAATTATGGAAAAGCTGGGTGTAGGCACCCGCTGGGAGGGTAATGGTGTGCATCTGTTCAAGCAGGAAGCACAAGCCACCATTGAGCAGGATTTTGACGACTGCCCCGACCTTGCCCAAACCATAGCAGTATGCTGTGCTGCAAAAGGCATAAGGGGCCGCTTTACCGGCCTGCAAAGCCTGCGCATCAAAGAAACCGACCGCATTGCTGCCCTGCAAAACGAGCTGGGCAAAATAGGCGCCACTCTGCTGGAAGAAAAAGAAGGAAATGGGGCCTGGATCTTAACGCCATCCACAACATTTCCTCAGCAGGTCTACATCAATACCTACGACGACCACCGCATGGCCATGGCCTTTGCACCCCTTGCCACTAAAATGCAGGTGGAGCTTGAAGACCCCGAGGTGGTAGATAAGTCCTTCCCCCGTTTCTGGGAACAGATTGAGCGGGCAGGGTTTAGGGTGAGTTAA